One segment of Hemicordylus capensis ecotype Gifberg chromosome 8, rHemCap1.1.pri, whole genome shotgun sequence DNA contains the following:
- the PAX8 gene encoding paired box protein Pax-8 — MPHNSIRSGHGGLNQLGGAFVNGRPLPEVVRQRIVDLAHQGVRPCDISRQLRVSHGCVSKILGRYYETGSIRPGVIGGSKPKVATPKVVEKIGDYKRQNPTMFAWEIRDRLMAEGVCDSDTVPSVSSINRIIRTKVQQPFNLPMDSCVVSKTLSPGHNLIPSSAVTPPESPQSDSLGSTYSINGLLGIASPGSDNKRKINDSDQESCRLSTDSQGSSSTGPSHKHLRSDPYGGQHLLLECPFERQHFPEAYTSPSHAKGEQEATTLGMPTATPLTPAMGRRGASPTPAY; from the exons GACATGGAGGACTGAACCAGCTGGGCGGGGCCTTTGTGAATGGCCGGCCTCTGCCGGAAGTGGTTCGGCAACGCATCGTGGACTTGGCACACCAGGGCGTGCGGCCCTGCGACATCTCCCGCCAGCTGCGTGTCAGCCATGGGTGTGTCAGCAAAATCCTTGGCAG GTACTATGAAACTGGCAGTATACGCCCAGGTGTGATTGGGGGCTCCAAGCCCAAAGTGGCAACACCCAAAGTGGTGGAGAAGATTGGGGACTACAAGCGGCAGAATCCCACCATGTTTGCCTGGGAAATCCGGGACCGCCTCATGGCAGAGGGTGTTTGTGACAGTGACACTGTTCCCAGTGTGAGCTCCATCAACAG GATCATCCGGACAAAGGTGCAGCAGCCATTCAACCTTCCCATGGATAGCTGTGTGGTGTCTAAAACCCTGAGCCCAGGCCACAACCTCA TCCCCAGCTCAGCTGTGACTCCCCCAGAATCCCCCCAGTCGGACTCTCTGGGCTCCACGTATTCCATCAACGGTCTTTTGGGGATTGCTTCACCCGGCAGTGACAACAAGAGGAAGATCAATGACA GTGACCAAGAAAGCTGCCGGCTCAGCACAGACtcccagggaagcagcagcactggGCCCTCACACAAGCACCTGCGCAGCGACCCCTACGGGGGGCAGCACCTCCTCCTCGAGTGCCCCTTTGAACGACAGCACTTCCCTGAGGCCTACACATCCCCCAGCCATGCCAAGGGAGAGCAG GAAGCGACTACTCTGGGAATGCCTACAGCCACGCCCCTTACTCCAGCTATGGGGAGACGTGGCGCTTCCCCAACTCCGGCCTACTGA